One part of the Vitis riparia cultivar Riparia Gloire de Montpellier isolate 1030 chromosome 6, EGFV_Vit.rip_1.0, whole genome shotgun sequence genome encodes these proteins:
- the LOC117916049 gene encoding protein NRT1/ PTR FAMILY 7.1 yields MDPHNTTNEIALQVRQETNRVGGSEAVNRDWHGNEEKKKKKMMGAFQFQGFITGNATGGWKSASLLLANQGLATLAFFGVGVNLVLFLTRVLSQDNANAANSVSKWTGTVYLCSLIGAFLSDSYWGRYLTCAIFQVILVLGLLLLSLSSWLFLIEPKGCGDRTTLCSPSSSVGLGVFYSSIYLVAFGYGGHQPTLATLGADQFDETNPREMNSKTVFFSYFYFALNLGSLFSNTILVYFEDSGKWTLGFLVSTGSAIIALVIFLCGSSGYRHIKPCGNPLPRVAQVFVAAFRKWDVVVPENGDGLYELEGSESAIKGSRKILHSNEIEFLDKAATMIEADMVDPNPWRLCTVTQVEEAKCVIKMLPIWLCTIIYSVIFTQMASLFVEQGDVMNRKIGNFEIPAASMSAFDIFSVLLCTGIYRQILVPISGKLTGNPKGMSELQRMGIGLIIGIAAMIAAGLTELGRLRRVSPNEEASSLSIFWQTPQYVLVGASEVFMYVGQLEFFNGQAPDGIKSLGSSLCMASISLGNYVSSLLVNIVMGVTTRGDNPGWIPEDLNTGHLDRFYFLIAVLTVIDFVIYVFCAKWYKSINLESFEKEKDQEDGHAVDEGKSLAPLV; encoded by the exons ATGGACCCGCACAACACCACCAATGAGATAGCGCTACAG GTTCGCCAAGAAACTAATAGAGTTGGAGGATCAGAAGCTGTGAACAGAGACTGGCATGGGaatgaagagaagaagaagaagaagatgatgggtGCTTTTCAATTTCAAGGCTTCATCACTGGAAATGCCACAGGAGGGTGGAAATCAGCTAGTCTCCTACTGG CAAATCAAGGCCTAGCAACACTAGCTTTCTTTGGAGTTGGAGTGAACTTGGTTTTGTTCTTAACCAGAGTTCTTTCTCAAGACAATGCAAATGCTGCCAACAGTGTCAGCAAGTGGACTGGAACTGTATATTTATGCTCATTGATTGGAGCATTTCTCAGTGATTCCTACTGGGGTCGATACTTGACTTGTGCCATCTTTCAAGTCATCTTAGTGCTG GGTTTGTTGCTATTATCGCTATCATCCTGGCTTTTCTTGATTGAACCCAAGGGCTGTGGTGATAGAACCACGCTGTGCTCGCCATCTTCTTCTGTAGGACTCGGCGTTTTCTACTCCTCCATATATTTAGTGGCCTTTGGTTATGGCGGGCACCAACCCACGCTAGCCACCCTTGGAGCAGATCAATTCGATGAGACAAACCCTAGAGAAATGAACTCCAAGACAGTTTTCTTCAGCTATTTCTACTTTGCACTTAACTTGGGGTCTCTCTTTTCCAACACCATTTTGGTCTATTTTGAGGATTCTGGGAAATGGACACTAGGGTTCCTGGTGTCAACAGGTTCAGCTATTATTGCCCTAGTAATATTCTTGTGTGGCTCATCGGGTTATCGGCATATTAAACCGTGTGGCAACCCTTTGCCCCGAGTTGCTCAGGTATTCGTCGCTGCCTTCCGCAAATGGGATGTCGTTGTTCCTGAAAATGGTGATGGTTTGTATGAGCTAGAAGGATCAGAATCTGCCATCAAAGGTAGTAGGAAGATTCTTCACAGCAATGAGATTGA GTTCCTAGACAAGGCCGCCACGATGATAGAGGCCGATATGGTGGACCCTAATCCATGGAGACTTTGCACTGTGACTCAAGTTGAAGAAGCCAAATGTGTTATAAAAATGTTGCCAATATGGCTATGCACCATCATATACTCTGTTATCTTCACTCAAATGGCTTCCCTATTTGTCGAGCAAGGAGATGTGATGAACAGAAAGATCGGCAACTTCGAGATTCCAGCTGCCAGCATGTCAGCATTTGACATATTCAGTGTGCTTCTTTGCACTGGAATTTACCGCCAAATCTTGGTGCCCATCTCCGGAAAATTAACTGGAAACCCTAAGGGCATGAGTGAGCTTCAACGAATGGGTATCGGGCTCATCATTGGTATAGCAGCAATGATAGCTGCTGGTTTAACGGAGCTCGGGAGGCTCCGTAGGGTTTCCCCCAATGAAGAGGCTAGCTCTTTAAGCATATTTTGGCAAACTCCACAGTATGTTCTTGTAGGCGCTTCTGAAGTTTTCATGTATGTAGGGCAGCTGGAGTTCTTCAATGGGCAAGCCCCAGATGGGATAAAAAGCCTTGGAAGCTCTTTGTGCATGGCTTCCATCTCTCTAGGCAATTATGTGAGTAGTTTGCTGGTTAATATTGTGATGGGGGTCACAACTAGAGGTGACAACCCTGGTTGGATCCCGGAAGACCTAAATACCGGTCATCTGGACCGGTTTTACTTCCTTATCGCCGTGCTAACTGTGATCGATTTTGTGATTTACGTGTTCTGCGCGAAGTGGTATAAGTCCATCAACCTTGAGAGctttgaaaaggaaaaggatCAGGAGGATGGGCATGCAGTAGATGAAGGAAAAAGTTTAGCTCCACTAGTCTAG
- the LOC117916540 gene encoding zinc finger CCCH domain-containing protein 14-like, giving the protein MELGGARKRGRQEGTLNGNGGFKKSKQEMESFSSGIGSKSKPCTKFFSTSGCPFGEGCHFLHYVPGGIKAVSQMVNLGGNTPLAPPARNPAVPPSFPDGSSPPAVKTRLCNKYNSAEGCKFGDKCHFAHGEWELGKPTLPSHHEDHRGMGSGRLAGRLEPPPPGLAAAASFGASATAKISVDASLAGAIIGKSGVNSKQICRLTGAKLSIKDHDSDPNLRNIELEGTFDQIKQASAMVRELIVNISSASGPPMRNPAMQASAAANNFKTKLCENFTKGSCTFGERCHFAHGADELRKPAGM; this is encoded by the exons ATGGAGCTTGGAGGTGCTCGCAAGAGAGGGAGGCAAGAGGGTACTTTGAATGGAAATGGGGGATTCAAGAAATCCAAGCAAG AAATGGAGTCCTTTTCATCTGGTATAGGAAGCAAATCGAAGCCATGCACAAAGTTTTTCAG CACTTCTGGGTGCCCATTTGGTGAGGGATGCCACTTCTTGCATTATGTTCCTGGTGGCATTAAAGCAGTGTCTCAGATGGTTAATCTTGGGGGAAACACACCTCTTGCACCACCTGCAAGAAATCCTGCAGTGCCCCCTTCTTTCCCAGATGGTTCATCTCCACCTGCTGTGAAGACCCGCTTGTGCAACAAATACAACTCGGCTGAAGGCTGTAAGTTTGGGGATAAATGCCATTTCGCCCATGGTGAGTGGGAGCTTGGGAAGCCAACACTTCCATCCCATCATGAAGATCATCGTGGCATGGGATCAGGCAGGCTGGCTGGCAGGCTTGAGCCACCCCCACCTGGCCTTGCTGCAGCAGCTAGTTTTGGAGCCTCTGCCACTGCTAAAATCAGTGTTGATGCTTCACTGGCTGGAGCCATCATTGGGAAAAGTGGGGTGAACTCAAAGCAAATCTGTCGCCTGACTGGAGCCAAATTATCCATAAAGGACCATGATTCAGATCCAAACTTGAGGAACATTGAACTAGAGGGCACATTTGATCAGATCAAGCAAGCCAGCGCCATGGTTCGTGAACTCATTGTGAACATCAGCTCAGCCTCTGGGCCTCCCATGAGGAACCCAGCAATGCAAGCCTCTGCTGCAGCAAACAACTTCAAGACTAAGCTCTGCGAGAACTTCACGAAGGGGTCATGTACCTTTGGTGAGAGGTGTCACTTTGCGCATGGAGCTGATGAGTTACGCAAACCTGCAGGGATGTGA